A stretch of Longimicrobium terrae DNA encodes these proteins:
- a CDS encoding aminotransferase class I/II-fold pyridoxal phosphate-dependent enzyme: protein MSVPSSSSTSAPAWPPTSSAAFSRIGSLPAYVFAQINAEKRDRMDAGEDVIDLGMGNPDLGTPGHIVAELVAHAGDPQHHRYSASRGIYGLREGIANHYREKYKVELDPESEVVVTIGAKEGIAHLMLAILGDGDTVLVPVPAYPIHTYSVVFAGGRVHTLPLTDGGEGYVDADALFASVEEACSTAENPPKVLVLSFPNNPTTLQAPAGFFERAVEVCRRNRLLLIHDFAYADFGFGEDPPSVLAVPGARDIAVEFFSMSKSYCMAGWRVGFCVGNAAMVGALTKIKSYLDYGIFQPIQIAAAHALSAGQECVGETREVYRRRADALVKGLHAAGWPVTAPRATMFIWAAIPEAFRGVSSIEFARFLLAEAGVVVSPGVGFGPEGEGHVRFALIEPESRLAEAAERIARALSRGPASV, encoded by the coding sequence ATGTCGGTCCCGTCATCCAGTTCCACGTCCGCGCCCGCGTGGCCGCCCACCAGCAGCGCGGCGTTTTCGCGCATCGGCAGTCTGCCCGCGTACGTGTTTGCGCAGATCAACGCGGAAAAGCGCGACCGGATGGACGCGGGCGAGGACGTCATCGACCTGGGAATGGGCAACCCCGACCTGGGCACGCCCGGCCACATCGTCGCGGAACTGGTGGCGCACGCGGGTGATCCGCAGCACCACCGCTACAGCGCCTCGCGGGGCATCTACGGACTGCGGGAGGGGATCGCGAACCATTATCGCGAGAAGTACAAGGTGGAGCTGGATCCGGAGTCGGAGGTGGTGGTCACCATCGGCGCCAAGGAAGGGATCGCGCACCTGATGCTGGCGATTCTGGGCGACGGCGACACGGTGCTGGTGCCCGTGCCGGCGTACCCCATCCACACCTACTCCGTGGTTTTCGCGGGCGGCAGGGTGCACACGCTGCCGCTCACCGATGGCGGGGAAGGATACGTGGACGCCGACGCGCTGTTCGCCTCGGTGGAGGAAGCGTGCAGTACGGCGGAGAACCCGCCCAAGGTGCTCGTCCTGTCCTTTCCCAACAACCCCACCACGCTGCAGGCGCCGGCCGGGTTCTTTGAGCGCGCCGTGGAGGTGTGCCGCCGCAACCGGCTGCTGCTGATTCACGACTTCGCCTACGCGGACTTCGGCTTCGGCGAAGACCCGCCCAGCGTGCTGGCCGTGCCCGGCGCGCGCGACATCGCGGTGGAGTTCTTTTCGATGTCCAAGTCGTACTGCATGGCAGGCTGGCGCGTGGGCTTCTGCGTGGGCAACGCGGCGATGGTGGGCGCGCTGACCAAGATCAAGAGCTACCTGGACTACGGGATCTTTCAGCCGATTCAGATCGCGGCCGCGCACGCGCTCAGCGCCGGCCAGGAGTGCGTGGGCGAAACGCGCGAGGTGTACCGCCGCCGCGCGGACGCGCTGGTGAAGGGCCTGCACGCCGCTGGGTGGCCGGTGACGGCGCCGCGGGCGACGATGTTCATCTGGGCCGCCATCCCCGAAGCGTTCCGCGGGGTGAGTTCCATCGAGTTCGCGCGCTTCCTTCTGGCCGAGGCGGGCGTCGTGGTGTCGCCCGGTGTAGGGTTCGGGCCGGAGGGCGAGGGGCACGTGCGCTTTGCCCTGATCGAGCCGGAAAGCCGCCTGGCCGAAGCGGCGGAGCGCATCGCCCGCGCGCTGTCCCGCGGGCCCGCGAGCGTCTGA